The genomic interval AAACTACCGTCTGGATGACTGGCCAGCATCAAATGACTATATTGACTCTCTAAAGCAAGCCATTAATCTGTCTCCTGACAACACTTATGTTAAAGTCCTCTTGGCACTGAAGCTTGAGGGGACGCATGAAAAACAAGCAAGGGAGCTGGTTGAAGAAGCCTTAAAGAAAGACCCAATACCAATAGATACACTGCTCAGTGCATCCAGATTTTATTACAAGGTATATGACACAGACAGAGCTATACAGTTGCTTAGAAAGGCTTTGGAATCCCTGCCAAACAACGCGTATGTGCATTACCATATTGGGTGCTGTTATAGGTCAAAAGTCCGTCAAATGTTGAACACAAGGGAAACTGCATTTAATGGAGATAGGAAGAAGTTAGAACTAATACAGCTAGCACTGAAGCACTTACGGAAAGCAGAGGAAATCAAGGAGATGATCGAAAACTCCTGTAGCTTCCTTGCCGGTCTTTATGCCATAACAAAGCAGTATGAAGAAGCTGATTATTACTTCCAGAAAGAATTCAACAAGGACCTCCCTCCTGGCTCTAAACAATTACTCCACCTTCGGTATGGCAACTTTCAGCTTTTTCAAATGAACTGTGAAGCCAAGGCTGTCTACCATTTTATGGAGGGTGtgaaaataaagcaggaaacaaagcaaaaaggaaagatgaaagacAAACTTAAAAGAATTGCCCTAAAGTGGCTTTCTAGAGATGACTCTGATCCTGAGGCCTTGCGCATCTTGGCATTTCTTCGGGAGAATGGAAACGGTCAACAAGTGTGAGAGAGGGACCAgattgggggggggaaggggaggagatagATGTAGGATCTTGGCAAACAGCCTAgagctctttctatttctttagactAGTTTCCACAGTAGCAATTCTTTAATTGCCCTCCAATGAAGCCTtgtcttgggtttgttttttgtatttatgCAAAGCAGCCACATTTCTCACATGGGTGAGTGTTCCGTCCTTGAATTATTTTAGATATTGCACAGCCTTGTTCTACAGAGATAACAATGTCCATCAAAAAGCCGAGGAGCCAGGGACTGAGGCTCAggactgtaatcctagcacttggaaactgagactggaggattacaatgagcttgaggtcagcctgaacaTGACATGGaatgggtgatggtggtggtggatggtgaaaattttacatgtaaatatttaCTGATTATGTATATTACCTTATAAGTTTGGGTGAGTATATATCTAAGTAACCActattatcaaatatatataaaaacacagaACGTAATGGTTTTGCTTTATTGATAATTTTAAGACTTAGAAAATGATGTTCAATATTAATTGAACTCAAAATAGAAATTCAATAGTGAGTCCCaggtctaaaaacaaacaacaaaatcggTGGGACCAAATCATCCCTCCAGTTTACCAGCCAGTCCTCAATCTATGGTGTCCCACACACATGCGTTCAACTGTTCCATTAGCTCAGGTGGCAACAGGATTTGAAAAACTGAGAACAAGGAAAGTCAGAAGGGCCATATCTGTGCAAACCAGTAGACTTGGGTAGCTACAACGCCAGACTTCCAGGAGCATGGGGAGACTTCTCCCTATTCTACCCTCCTAGGACTATGTTGTTGTATGAAAAGAAAGGGGATTCTGTCTACCACCATGACAATTCATATAAACATTTGTTTCAAGCATGTGGAAACTTCAGTGGGGACAAAGGGACTGCCGATTTATACTCGACAATTATAAACTCATGAGGAAAACGTTTATTTCCCCGTTAAATGAATAAAGTAAGTACTTTATTCACAAACACTATAATAGACCCATATTGCAGATGCCAGAAaggcagctgcctggaagaaTAACTTGGACTGAAGCTTGGGTCAAGGGACTTAGAAATGGCATGCGTATTGGAGTTGAGTTGTTTTCTTCCATTAGAAATGTGGCATACCAAGAgatataaataattcatttaactctgaaaaaaaaaaaactacagaaacaCCACAAAATTGATAATTGTCATTACCTAGGTAGAGCTTTAAGGGCCTGAATGTTAAGGTTGGTGTGAATTGACAGAGTCAAGTGGCCCAGTATGAGACTGTCAGCCACACTCCGATACAGAAACGTTTCTCTATTGGAATCAGCTTGTCTTTATGTACATATGAACATTCTATTCAGGAATTAGAACATATGGTTTATAGACTGTTAAAACTGAACATTCTAACAGGTGTAACAGTGTTccctgatattttaaaaatgaaaatgttctgtATGCATTAAGTCCATCGATATTTACCATTTGAATCTCTGGAAAAATAGTAAACTTGGTTACTTAGTAACACATGATGGAACATTAAGCTATGCTTTGCTTCACCTGGAACTTTACTGTACCTTTGTTTTTTAGACTCAAGTACTGATAATAAAGAGTAGCATTTCATGTCTGTTCTCTTTATATTAGATGTCTGATATTATACCTCTGGTGCACAGGGACATATTCTGCCTTGACTTTAGTCCTAGTTTGCTTGCCTGTTGCTCTGAGGAAACACAGACCAATGCAATCTGAGAGGTAaagtgtagcaggatattttcttGCTACATTGTACTtgcagtgtagctcagtgattaggcagtagaagaggtaggtggaatgaggagttgggaggaaaaggaggggaaagagaaagaggtgcGAGAGAGCTAGCAACTGTGGAGGAAGATGGAGGGGTCGAAAGCAGTCCTGAGTAACAATTTATACCTAAAGGTTATATagtgggtaacaattctaattgtgtgggcatcttgttaattgaacatttccaaagatataaatctattggataatctttaaatcTTCCGGGTACAGGGAGCATGGCAGATATTATATTATGAGGGACTCAGCTGATGGGggcagtgtggtggattggcagagccagcagCCCCACTGGTGTCTCCTGGGTGCCAAGGCGGGTGCttctagctagccagagctgAGGTCTGAGAGAGAACAGCAGGAACAGGgcggctgcctgggaacaagcagTCCGAACACCagtttttaaatatctcccgtttcagtaaagggtttatttagtttacaaTTTACAGTCCTTTGCTGAGGGAAAACAatacaggaattcaaggcagaaaCCAGTTTGAGAACAGGGAAAAATTTTAGGATATAGTTTGACTACACCTTTCAGGGAATGGCATTTTCTTCCCTAAGAATATATGAGGATGTAACAAATTTATGAAAGGGACATGGAAACATCTCCAGGTGACATTTTTCAAGAAGGGAGTCTGGAGTGCCAGCAAATGTGGGAAGGAACATAGAAATGACTGCAGTCCTCCTCAATCTCTAGAGAATAATATGGTCGAATAATGGTCCCAGATGTTTTTTCTGAAGTAAAACAGCATAGTTGTGCTTTTTATAACCTCGAACATGCTGACCTGTGAATAAGGCCTCTGGCCTCAGTGATGAGATGCAAACTTGTATCTTTGTTATCAAAGGAGTTGTAACAATGTAAATGAGCCAGTGTGTGCAGTTGTCACTGTGCCCTCTCCTGCTGTGAGTCCTTTGGTCTCCCATTTCACTCCTTCAGCATTAATCAGGAGACCTGATTCGTCACATCTCTGATGTATTCTCCAAGGTAAGTGATAAGTCCTCAGACAGCTCCCCTATGTGCTAACAAACAAGCCTGTAGAAATCATGTTACCTTAGCTGTCGTTTCCCTTGATCCAAACCTTACACATCAACACAGCGTGGCCACAAAACTGCCTCTGTATGCCTCTCAAGTCCCTGCATTGGGTTGGCATTCCATGAGTACCAGTCCTAGCCAGAGATATTCTCAGGAATGTCTGTTTGAGTCAAGAAGAGAGAACTTCTCTCATCTCCAGCTTCCTTTCAAATAGGAAGTTTTCTCAGTCAAAAGTCCCCctgcgccaggcagtggtggcgcacgcctttaatctcagcacttgggaggcagaggcaggtggatttctgagttcgaggccagcctggtctacagagtgagttccaagacagccaggactacacagagaaactctgcctcgaaaacaaacacacacacacacacacacacacacacacacaaaaagtccCCCAGCATCTGCCTTCTTTCTCTAAGCTCAGAGTTAGTCCCTGAACAGCAGGCTGAGTCATGATTGTTGTCATATCCCACCACCGCCCACTCCACCCCACTCCTGACAGTTTTTCCTTGTTGTGACAAATACCTGAGAGAAATAGTGAGAAGAGGGAGGGTTTATTTGGATGATGGTCTCAGAAGTTAGAACCACGATTTGTTGGTCCTGTATTCTCTGGGACTGTGGCAGTCCCAGCATTGGAGCATGCTGAGGATAGTACTCAGGTCATGGAAGCCAGGAAGACTAGAATGAGGCAACAAATGGCTTGAGACACATGTCATCTCCAAGTAGAACTCAGTGACCTATTTCATTCCCAGTTACCATCACTTTCCAGTGAAGCTGTCAAATTAAGAACTTATCAGCAGATTGAACTCTCAGAGCCCAGCCCCAAGACCTAATTACCTCTAAATGATTAAATTCACCAGCTTGGATTCAAGCCTTCAATATGGGAGCCTTTGGGGAACATTCCATATCCAAAACAGATCATTCCATGCCAGTCAATGCCTACTATATTCACCCAGTGAGAGCAGAAGCCTTGGAAGTGTTACAGTCCCAATGAAACTGTTTTGTCAGCATCCCTCCAATGCACCATCAACCCCAGACACCAACCTAGGGATGATAGTTCCAACTAAAGACTATATCATCTCGTCCCTCCTTCCCACAACATTGCCCCTATTTCCTATTTCAGGGGTCTTGGAGTTAACCAAAAAGCAAATTTCCTTATGATCTAGAGTGTGGCTGCCTAATTGCTGAGAATTGCACATTCACAGGGGAGACTACAGAGGAAATCTGACGTGATCCTTAGATACACGTAAGTGCAACAGGTAGCAGGCTCTCTCAACTGTACACTGTACCTCCCTTTGGCTACCTAGTACAAAGACTtaaaattatgggtcagaatgGGGTTTATGAAAGGTTTGTGAGACCGAATagtttccctccctttcttcttcaagaAACTGTGTA from Arvicanthis niloticus isolate mArvNil1 chromosome 1, mArvNil1.pat.X, whole genome shotgun sequence carries:
- the Ifit2 gene encoding interferon-induced protein with tetratricopeptide repeats 2 isoform X2 — translated: MCNILAYVKHCRGLNEAALKCLGEAEDFIQQRHPDQVEIKSLVTWGNYAWVYYHMGQLSKAQAYLDKVKQVCQKFSSPYRIESPALDCEEGWARLKCTKNQNERVKVCFEKALEKDPKNPEFTSGWAIANYRLDDWPASNDYIDSLKQAINLSPDNTYVKVLLALKLEGTHEKQARELVEEALKKDPIPIDTLLSASRFYYKVYDTDRAIQLLRKALESLPNNAYVHYHIGCCYRSKVRQMLNTRETAFNGDRKKLELIQLALKHLRKAEEIKEMIENSCSFLAGLYAITKQYEEADYYFQKEFNKDLPPGSKQLLHLRYGNFQLFQMNCEAKAVYHFMEGVKIKQETKQKGKMKDKLKRIALKWLSRDDSDPEALRILAFLRENGNGQQV
- the Ifit2 gene encoding interferon-induced protein with tetratricopeptide repeats 2 isoform X1 is translated as MGTASQESLESHLRQLKCHFTWNLIAEDESLDEFEDRVFNKDEFQNSEQKATMCNILAYVKHCRGLNEAALKCLGEAEDFIQQRHPDQVEIKSLVTWGNYAWVYYHMGQLSKAQAYLDKVKQVCQKFSSPYRIESPALDCEEGWARLKCTKNQNERVKVCFEKALEKDPKNPEFTSGWAIANYRLDDWPASNDYIDSLKQAINLSPDNTYVKVLLALKLEGTHEKQARELVEEALKKDPIPIDTLLSASRFYYKVYDTDRAIQLLRKALESLPNNAYVHYHIGCCYRSKVRQMLNTRETAFNGDRKKLELIQLALKHLRKAEEIKEMIENSCSFLAGLYAITKQYEEADYYFQKEFNKDLPPGSKQLLHLRYGNFQLFQMNCEAKAVYHFMEGVKIKQETKQKGKMKDKLKRIALKWLSRDDSDPEALRILAFLRENGNGQQV